In one Grus americana isolate bGruAme1 chromosome 1, bGruAme1.mat, whole genome shotgun sequence genomic region, the following are encoded:
- the ZBED4 gene encoding zinc finger BED domain-containing protein 4, with product MDKSRAGSPRMDGNFVLGKINNLKVEQEEDGINCTLERMDIKTEQDDFKNADSGDEQEDKEKNFITNNPGKYLSTESEDDYGSLFSQYSSTLYDVAMEAVTQSLLSSRNISSRKKSPAWNHFFISPRDSTKAICMYCMKEFSRGKNEKDLSTSCLMRHVRRAHPTVLIQENGSMPGISSFSSPTLLLQPQSADVGDLSSMLSPIKLVKKMASKIPSPDRIIEESVSIVSSEEISDLSVSEKCSKEEVMVGSSPQLPNNQYDDTVENVAEKTVVIPKSTSGSRRRSAVWKHFYLSPLDNSKAVCIHCMNEFSRGKNGKDLGTSCLIRHMWRAHRSIVLQENGGGTSIPPLYTAPPTLLPSLLPSDSDLNSMSSSPGKLMKESTSVSSSPDRISEEIHTNLSSGDALVEDSMLSSSDDIGEVSFVSSPEKQCEGLGPLIFEPTAVFQQNKRIMKRLKSEVWHHFSLSPADSLKAVCRYCSCMISRGKKGDVGTSCLMRHLYRRHPDVIGNQKGFLDMSLANSPYATLASAECSSSKLTDLPTMVTHDNQIIFPVNSKKTSKLWNHFSICSADSTKVICMHCGRTISRGKKPTNLGTSCLLRHLQRFHNNVLKTDVSETVLSSSTDNHVPLSTELLGSSNFDETNDKFCDSHPVAKKITSLVAEMIALDLQPYSFVDNIGFNRLLEYLQPQYSLPSPSYFSRTAIPDMYDNVKQIIISHLKEAESGVIHFTSGIWMSNQTREYLTLTAHWVTFESSFRPQCEDYHCSALLNVSQIDCDYNGISIQKQLEYWWETWITSIGLQIGITVTDNQSIEKTLNEGDHSSVQCFSHTVNVIVNEAIKSQRMVQNLLSIARKICERVHRSAKAKEKLAELQKEYELPQHQLIQDVPSKWNTSFHMLERLIEQKRAIDEMSIECSFRELISCDQWEVMQSVCHALKPFEAASREMSTHMSTLSQVIPMIHILNRKIEMLFEETMGIDTMLKSLKEAMVSRLSSTLHDPRYIFATLLDPRYKTSLFSEEEAEQYKQDLIRELEIMSSTSDDDKPVSNGCDIGSPSTNSYGEDNLWSLMGDMKKTKDLKERAKLPEEMVLSYLEEEVLEHNCDPLTYWNFKKSSWPVLSKLAVRFLGCPPSIVPSERLFSTSNESNNFSQSRLMIEHFEKLIFLKVNLPLIYFQY from the coding sequence ATGGACAAGAGTAGAGCAGGTTCCCCCAGAATGGATGGTAATTTTGTATTGGGTAAAATCAATAACTTAAAAGTAGAGCAAGAGGAAGACGGCATTAACTGTACTCTGGAAAGAATGGATATAAAGACAGAACAAGATGATTTCAAAAATGCGGACAGCGGTGATGAAcaggaagacaaagaaaagaacttCATTACCAACAACCCTGGCAAATATTTATCTACAGAAAGTGAAGATGATTATGGATCTCTTTTTTCTCAGTATAGTAGTACGCTGTATGATGTAGCAATGGAAGCTGTGACACAAAGCCTCCTTTCTAGCAGAAACATAAGCTCCAGAAAAAAGTCACCTGCTTGGAACCATTTTTTTATATCTCCTAGAGATAGCACTAAAGCAATATGTATGTACTGTATGAAAGAATTTAGCAGgggtaaaaatgaaaaggacCTGAGTACAAGTTGTCTCATGAGACACGTGAGGAGAGCCCACCCGACTGTACTAATTCAAGAAAATGGAAGTATGCCAGGTATATCCTCCTTTTCTTCACCTACATTGTTACTGCAGCCTCAGTCCGCAGATGTTGGAGATCTGAGTTCCATGTTGTCCCCCATAAAACTGGTCAAGAAAATGGCTTCCAAAATACCGTCTCCAGATCGAATAATTGAGGAATCTGTTTCTattgtttcttctgaagaaatatCAGATCTCTCAGTTTCTGAAAAGTGCAGCAAAGAAGAAGTCATGGTTGGGTCATCTCCACAGCTACCCAACAACCAGTATGATGACACGGTGGAGAATGTAGCAGAAAAAACTGTTGTAATTCCAAAGAGCACATCAGGCTCCAGAAGGAGATCTGCTGTCTGGAAACACTTTTATTTGTCGCCGCTAGATAATTCTAAAGCTGTTTGCATCCACTGCATGAATGAATTcagtagaggaaaaaatggaaaagaccTGGGAACGAGTTGTTTAATAAGACACATGTGGAGAGCCCATCGTTCCATTGTCCTGCAAGAGAATGGGGGTGGTACCAGCATACCACCTCTCTACACCGCACCTCCAACTCTGTTGCCTTCTTTACTACCCTCAGATAGTGATCTGAATTCTATGTCATCCTCTCCTGGAAAACTAATGAAAGAATcaacttctgtttcttcttctccagaTAGAATCTCTGAGGAGATCCATACTAATCTGTCTTCTGGAGATGCTCTAGTGGAAGACTCAATGCTGTCATCTTCTGATGATATAGGTGAAGTCTCCTTTGTTTCATCTCCTGAGAAACAGTGTGAGGGATTAGGTCCACTAATATTTGAACCTACTGCTgtgtttcagcaaaataaaaggatTATGAAAAGGCTTAAATCTGAAGTTTGGCACCACTTTTCACTGTCACCTGCAGACAGTCTAAAAGCAGTATGTAGATACTGCAGTTGTATGATAAGCCGTGGTAAGAAAGGAGATGTGGGCACAAGCTGCTTGATGAGACATCTGTATAGACGCCATCCCGATGTAATTGGAAACCAAAAGGGCTTTCTTGATATGAGTTTGGCAAATTCTCCTTACGCCACTTTGGCTTCTGCAGAATGTTCGTCCTCAAAGTTGACTGACTTGCCTACAATGGTTACACATGATAATCAAATTATATTTCCTGTTAATAGTAAGAAGACCTCAAAACTGTGGAATCACTTTTCAATTTGTTCTGCAGATTCAACTAAAGTGATATGTATGCACTGTGGACGTACAATAAGTAGGGGGAAAAAGCCAACAAATCTAGGCACAAGTTGCCTTTTAAGACATTTGCAGCGGTTTCATAACAATGTATTGAAAACTGATGTCTCAGAGACCGTATTATCCTCATCTACGGATAATCACGTGCCACTGAGCACAGAATTACTAGGATCTTCAAACTTTGATGAAACCAATGACAAGTTTTGTGACTCTCACCCAGTtgccaaaaaaatcacaagtctTGTAGCTGAAATGATTGCACTTGACCTTCAGCCATATTCTTTTGTAGACAACATTGGCTTTAACAGGCTGCTTGAATACTTGCAACCTCAGTATTCTTTACCTTCTCCATCTTACTTTTCTAGGACAGCAATTCCAGATATGTATGATAATgtaaaacaaataattatttcacaTCTTAAAGAAGCTGAAAGTGGAGTGATCCATTTTACATCCGGAATATGGATGAGCAACCAAACACGAGAATATCTAACCCTGACAGCTCATTGGGTAACATTTGAGTCTTCGTTTCGACCTCAGTGTGAGGATTACCATTGTTCAGCACTATTAAATGTATCACAGATTGATTGCGACTACAATGGTATCAGTATTCAAAAGCAGTTAGAGTACTGGTGGGAAACATGGATTACTTCCATTGGCCTTCAGATTGGGATTACTGTTACTGATAATCAGAGTATAGAGAAAACTTTAAATGAAGGTGATCATTCAAGTGTACAATGTTTTAGTCACACTGTTAATGTCATTGTAAATGAGGCTATTAAAAGCCAGAGAATGGTTCAGAATTTGCTTAGTATTGCAAGAAAGATCTGTGAACGCGTCCATCggtcagcaaaagcaaaagagaagttAGCTGAATTGCAAAAAGAGTATGAGTTGCCTCAGCATCAGCTAATACAAGATGTTCCATCAAAGTGGAATACATCATTTCATATGCTTGAACGTCTTATCGAACAGAAAAGAGCAATTGATGAAATGTCAATAGAGTGCAGCTTTCGGGAGCTAATTAGTTGTGATCAGTGGGAAGTCATGCAGTCGGTGTGTCATGCTCTCAAACCTTTTGAAGCTGCAAGTAGGGAGATGAGCACACACATGTCTACTCTAAGCCAAGTGATTCCAATGATTCATATACTTAACAGGAAAATAGAAATGCTATTTGAGGAAACAATGGGCATAGATACTATGCTGAAATCTTTGAAAGAAGCTATGGTGAGTAGATTGTCCTCCACGCTTCATGATCCAAGGTACATTTTTGCTACACTTCTGGATCCCCGGTATAAAACATCcttattttcagaagaggaGGCTGAACAATATAAACAAGACTTAATCAGGGAGCTGGAAATAATGAGTTCTACCTCAGATGATGATAAACCTGTTTCCAATGGATGTGATATAGGTTCACCATCTACAAACTCATATGGGGAAGATAATCTTTGGTCACTCATGGGtgacatgaagaaaacaaaagacctgaaagaaagagcaaagttACCAGAGGAAATGGTGCTTTCTTACTTGGAAGAAGAAGTGCTTGAGCATAACTGTGATCCTCTAACTTACTGGAATTTTAAGAAGTCATCTTGGCCAGTACTGTCAAAATTGGCTGTCAGGTTCTTGGGTTGTCCACCAAGCATTGTTCCTTCAGAGAGATTGTTCAGTACATCCAATGAAAGCAACAACTTTAGTCAGTCAAGGTTAATGATTGAACACTTTGAAAAGCTTATCTTTTTGAAAGTGAATCTTCCTTTAATATACTTCCAGTATTGA